GGTGCCCACTTTTACAACTGCCACCCgagaggttaattttataacagattgcCTAAACTGTGTGACAGACATATACCTAAACTATACCAATTTTCTACAGGAAGGTATGCCcatattttccctttgaaaattatcgCTATATACTCGCATATTGAATTGATATCTGCTTTTTGGTGTACACAAATTTCCCAGTTTACTTATAAATAGGGCTTTCAGTTCTATGGATTTACTAACTGTAAATGTAGGTGTTTaattttaagggtttttttttaaagaaaacattaCGTTTATTCACAGCTCGTAAAGTAACTGGAATCAGGAGGGTGAACTTAGGAGAGATGACTTCAGCAAGAGCAGCGCAGGTGGTGAGAAATGTTTGTTCTTGCGGGAGGTTTGGGTCCAGGCTCAGGAAACAGGCATCCAGCGGTGGCGGTGGGAAGAAGCGTCTCCCAGTGAAACATCTAGGACTCCTCGGGCTTGTCAAGGGGCGGCCCACAGCGCTGCAGAATATTCTCAGATTGAAGCAGACCCGGGCCTTGCTCTTATTCTCAGCCACGGTGAAGTAGTTGAGCAGGCCAAAGTAGCCCATGTAAGAGCAGTAGGAGACTCGGTGCTGGTTCACCAGC
This genomic interval from Microcaecilia unicolor chromosome 1, aMicUni1.1, whole genome shotgun sequence contains the following:
- the LOC115473403 gene encoding LOW QUALITY PROTEIN: splicing factor 3B subunit 5-like (The sequence of the model RefSeq protein was modified relative to this genomic sequence to represent the inferred CDS: inserted 1 base in 1 codon) → MMDRYTIHSQLEHLQSKYIGIDHADTTKWEWLVNQHRVSYCSYMGYFGLLNYFTVAENKSKARVCFNXENILQRCGPPLDKPEES